A DNA window from Candidatus Sulfidibacterium hydrothermale contains the following coding sequences:
- a CDS encoding S9 family peptidase — protein sequence MKKFIQFSLVVLFMVYSQTGFSQSEKKDVNLRDLWTNYSLYPKTVHGIVSLNNGKQYTEIKNGSIVVFDYKTGDSVYTLVNGKELIPEGKKTPIQIGDFSVNKDETKFIFPTQTEHIYRHSRISYDYIWDSKTKKLTPLSDKGKQRLADFSPDGNKVAFVRDNNIFIKDLKTGEEKQITFDGKKNKIINGTCDWVYEEEFSFTKAFFWSPDGKKIAFYRFDESKVKQYTLPFYHGRKSAYPEEYTYKYPVAGENNSIVQIYTYDLATGKTVKMDVGPNPDQYIPRIKWTTQADKLAIERLNRLQNHLDILVADANTGKSKIIYTENNKYYIDITDDLTFLPDGKKFLITSEKNGYNAIYLEDMTGKKERQLTKGHWDVMKVYGYNPAKKLVFFQAAKTSPLDRDIMAVNLKGKMHMISTRTGTNDAVFSKSFDYYINTWSDANTPPYITVNDYTGKQIRVLEDNQAFIKKMQQYDLSKKEFFTIQSPEFKLPNGKQVNLNAWIIKPPHFDPLKKYPVLMYVYGGPGVQTVTNSWGWSNYFWFQMLAEKGIVVISVDNRGTGARGELFKKMTYLQLGKYEIADQIEAAKRIAKFPYVDSTRIGIFGWSYGGFMASLAITKGAGVFSTAVAVAPVTNWRFYDNIYTERYMRTPQENKEGYDENSPLKYVNQMKGHYLLIFGSGDDNVHPINSMTMISALVSANKQFDMMVYPNKNHGIYGGNTRYHLYTKMTDFILKYLK from the coding sequence ATGAAAAAATTTATCCAGTTTTCTTTGGTTGTACTTTTCATGGTATACAGCCAAACCGGGTTTTCCCAATCTGAAAAAAAAGATGTTAATCTCCGGGATTTATGGACCAATTACTCACTTTATCCTAAAACGGTCCACGGCATTGTATCGCTGAACAACGGAAAACAATACACCGAAATCAAAAACGGTTCCATCGTCGTATTTGACTACAAAACCGGCGATTCGGTTTACACACTGGTCAACGGAAAAGAATTGATCCCTGAAGGAAAGAAAACCCCGATTCAAATTGGGGATTTCTCGGTAAATAAAGACGAAACCAAATTTATTTTCCCCACCCAAACCGAACACATTTATCGGCACTCGCGCATTTCATACGATTATATCTGGGATTCAAAAACAAAAAAACTAACCCCGCTCTCCGATAAAGGGAAACAACGGCTTGCCGACTTTTCGCCGGACGGGAACAAAGTGGCTTTTGTGAGAGATAACAACATTTTTATCAAAGATCTGAAAACCGGCGAGGAAAAGCAAATCACTTTTGACGGAAAGAAAAACAAAATCATCAACGGAACCTGCGACTGGGTTTACGAAGAAGAATTTAGTTTTACCAAAGCCTTTTTCTGGTCACCCGACGGAAAAAAGATTGCTTTTTACCGGTTTGACGAAAGCAAAGTAAAACAGTACACGCTGCCGTTTTATCACGGGAGAAAAAGTGCTTATCCCGAAGAATACACCTATAAATATCCGGTAGCCGGAGAAAACAACTCCATCGTACAGATTTACACCTACGATTTGGCTACCGGCAAAACCGTTAAAATGGATGTAGGCCCTAATCCGGATCAGTATATTCCCCGTATTAAATGGACAACACAGGCAGACAAGCTGGCCATCGAACGATTAAACCGCCTGCAAAACCACCTGGACATCCTGGTGGCTGATGCCAACACCGGAAAAAGTAAAATTATTTATACCGAAAACAATAAATATTACATTGACATCACCGATGACTTGACTTTCCTTCCCGACGGGAAAAAGTTTCTGATTACTTCCGAAAAAAACGGTTACAATGCCATTTACCTGGAAGACATGACCGGTAAAAAAGAGAGACAACTCACCAAAGGGCACTGGGATGTTATGAAAGTGTACGGCTACAATCCGGCCAAAAAGCTGGTATTTTTTCAGGCAGCCAAAACTTCTCCGCTCGACCGCGATATTATGGCGGTCAACCTGAAAGGAAAAATGCACATGATCTCAACCCGCACCGGTACCAACGATGCCGTTTTCAGCAAAAGTTTCGACTACTACATCAACACCTGGAGCGATGCAAACACCCCACCTTATATTACTGTAAACGACTACACCGGAAAGCAAATCCGCGTACTGGAAGACAATCAGGCTTTTATCAAAAAGATGCAACAATATGATTTGAGCAAAAAAGAGTTTTTCACCATACAATCGCCCGAATTTAAACTTCCGAACGGGAAACAGGTGAATTTGAATGCCTGGATTATTAAACCGCCGCATTTTGATCCGCTGAAAAAATACCCTGTGCTGATGTATGTTTACGGAGGTCCGGGAGTTCAAACCGTAACCAACTCATGGGGCTGGAGTAACTATTTTTGGTTCCAGATGCTGGCAGAAAAAGGGATTGTTGTCATCTCGGTAGATAACCGGGGCACCGGAGCCCGTGGCGAATTATTCAAAAAAATGACCTATCTCCAATTAGGGAAATATGAAATTGCCGACCAAATTGAAGCCGCCAAACGCATAGCGAAATTTCCTTACGTTGACAGCACCCGCATCGGCATTTTCGGCTGGAGTTATGGCGGTTTTATGGCCAGCCTGGCCATTACCAAAGGCGCCGGTGTATTCAGCACAGCTGTAGCTGTAGCTCCGGTTACCAACTGGCGGTTTTATGACAACATTTACACCGAACGGTACATGCGTACTCCCCAGGAAAACAAAGAAGGATACGATGAAAACTCACCACTGAAATATGTTAACCAAATGAAAGGACATTATTTACTGATCTTTGGCAGTGGCGACGATAACGTACACCCGATTAACTCCATGACCATGATTTCGGCATTGGTAAGTGCCAACAAACAATTCGACATGATGGTTTATCCCAATAAAAATCACGGCATTTATGGAGGAAACACACGGTATCATTTGTACACCAAAATGACCGATTTCATCTTGAAATATCTGAAATAA